The genomic interval CGGGTTCATTGCCCTGTTCGGTATCGCGGTTGATGACGGCGTGGTGATCGCAACCTATCTCGATCAAGTCTTTACGAAACGACGACTGAACACCATTGCTGATATACGAGCCGCGACAATTGAGGCGGGTGTCAGGCGAATTCGACCTTGCCTGATGACAACGGCAACCACCCTGGTCGCACTCGTCCCCGTGCTGATGGCGACCGGCCGGGGGGCCGATGTCGCCCGCGCGATGGCGTTGCCGGTGTTCGGTGGAATGGCCGTGGAAGTGATCACGCTGTTCGTTGTCCCCGTCGTCTACTGCGGCTTCAAAGAATTCAAAATGAATCTCGGCCTAGCGGATCACCACTGGAAAGGCACCGAAGATACGCCTCATCAATGGACAGCGTAGTGGGTTTCTCCAGAAATCCTTTGTAGTTGGAATTCTGGCGAATCCCATTGCAAGCTGCGCAAGCAAAGCGATCTTAGGTTTTAGGTGTCCAACGTGGCGCACAGCGAGAGCGTCGCGACGCCGTAGAACGTGTACTCCACGTCAGCAGTGTGGTCCAATGCAAAACCCGTGAATCCTCCGCCGGGTGACTGCATCGACTCGGCGTAGCGGCGGATCGCCCGTACGTCGACTTGATCAGCCGCGTTCAGATCTACCAGAGTGATCAATCCGGTGCATGAACTGAGCAAGTCGGCGAAGGGAATTCGTGTGTTGGCCGACAAGCCGCCTTCGTCGGACTGCATCTCCGCCAAAAACTCAATCGTGGTCGCGTAACGACTCGGGTCCAAGATGCCCATCGTCTTGATCGTGCCGATCGCTGCGGCTGTGGGGTTCACGCCCGCACGCTTGGCCGCACGGATCTCCAAGTAACCTCCGTCGCGATGAGCTTGCGAGCGAATGAAACGCACGATGTCTTCGGGAGCCTCGGGCGTTCTGTCCATCAGTTCGTAGCACAACACGGAGAGAAACGTCTGATACGTGCTGCCCGCGCGGCCTTCAGGGCTCTTTGCAAATCCACCGTCATCGGTTCGCAACGTGGATAGCAAACGATCCACATTGTCCGCCCAAGTCGTGTCGTCGTCGCTGATCACCACGGCGCCGACGGCCATTTCGCAAATCGCGGCACCGAAGACGAGCGAGATCAGATCAATGATCGATTGTCGACTCGTCAAACAGCTTTTCAGAAAGTCCGCGGCGCGTTGTCCGATTTCCGGGGTCAACGCGCCGAGCACCCAAAGACTGCGAAGTGCGAACGCCGTGTAATACGGATCGCTAGCGCCCTCACGCCCGGCAAATCCGCCGTCCTCGCGCTGCTTCGATTGCAACCACTTCGCGTGCGTCTGTCTCAGCGCTGGCTCCAATTGGGCCGCACCCATCGCCAGACGAAGCGTCAGGTCTTGCAGGTAGGACAAGGTTCACGCGATCCGATGCACGAGATGAGTTGATGATGATTTCAAATCGACTCAACCCACGCCGTTGGGATTGAAGTACTGTGGCTCGCTGCCTTCCTTCCACTTGATGTTGCATCCCAACGAAGCTCTTTGCTCGCTCGGCACAGCTGTCCCTGCCAGAACGGCGTCGATGGCTGCCCGCAGGTCTTGTCCGGTCACCGGAATGTCGCTGCCCGGTCGAGATGAATCGAGCTGTCCTCGGTAAACAAGCTTTTGCTCACCATCGAACAGATAGAAATCTGGCGTGCATGCAGCCGCATAGTCCTTGGCCACACTCTGGTCACCATCGTACAGATAGGGAAACGCGTAGCCCCGCTGAGCCTTTTCCTCCGCCATCGCTGCTGGCGAATCATCCGGATACTTGTCCGCGTCGTTGCTGCTGATGCCGACCACGGCCACGTCTTTGGGCAAGTAGTCGTCGGCAAGCGTCTTGAGTTGATCGGCAACGTGTTTGACGTAGGGGCAATGATTGCAGATGAACATCACCAACAAAGCTTTCTTGCCGGCAAAGTCAGCGAGCGAAACCGTGCTGCCGTCGGTGTCGGTCAACGAAAAATCAGGCGCGGACGTGCCCAGGGGCATCATCGTGCTGGCGGTTCGAACCATGAGAGGAATCCTTTGATGCGGAGAGAGTAGAGAGTAGTGAACAGTGGGGACGGAGCCCTGTTTTTGTACTGGCCCTGTTTTTGTACTGGCCCTGTTTCTATTTCGGTACAGGTCAGTCTTTCACGCGATCAAGTAGTCGGCCGGGGCTGCCCATCGCGTGGTAGCCGCCGTCGACGTGCAGAATCTCTCCGGTCACTCCGCTACTGGCTTCGCTCAGCAGGAACGCGCCGGTTCGCCCCACCTCTTCGTGACTGACGTTGCGTCCGATCGGCGCCATGTATTCGTAGAGCTTCAACATTTCTTCGACGCCCGCTGCGCGGCCGGCCAAGGTGCGGATCGGACCGGCTGACAACGCGTTGACGCGGACGCCTTGTGGTCCCAGATCGTAGGCCAGATACCGCATCGCGGCTTCCAAAGCGGCTTTGCAGATGCCCATCACGTTGTAGCCAGGGACGCATTTTTCGCCGCCGAAGTACGTCATGGTCGCGATCGCACCCCCCGGATTAAGTATCGGCTTGGCCGCAGCGGCGCAAGCGAGCAGGGTGTAGACGCTGACATCCATTGCCAGTTTGAAACCGTCTCGGCTGGTATGGATCGTGTCTCTGGCCAGGTCTTCGCGGTCTGCGAAGGCGATTGAATGGAGCAGAAAGTCAATCTTTCCGAATTTTTCCTCGGTTTGGGAAAACACAGAGCGGATATCGTCATCCTTCTGCGCATCCATAGGCAACAGGAACTTTGCGTTCTCGTATTGATCGGTCAACTGCGAGACTCGCCGGCGATTTCGCTGCCTTTCGTCATCTGGGCGGTCGGGCAAGTGGGTAAAACCACATTCGCCTCCCGCGTCCATGATCTCCTTGGCAATAGCCCAGGCGATCGAATGATCGTTGGCCACACCCAGAATCAGTCCTTTTTTACCTTTGAATTGCATCTCAAATGTCTTTCATTAACCAAAGAAACACGTGTGTCGGCAGAAAAATCAAAACCGTGCCGACATGGCACAGATGATAGCCGGCATGCCGCACACATCCGATCACGAACACTGGAACTCGACAAGATAACGTGGATGAACCGCACTCGTCTATTTGCCAAGAAATGATAGTCCCACCAGGATCCCGAACGAATTGTGGGCTTGGTGCGAATCACTCGATGAAGGCAAAGACGTGGCTCCAACAATGATGACGCACCCCGAAACCAAAACCGATACGACCGCATGGTTGCAAGCCGTGTCCCAAATGGTCGCCCAACTGGTCGACTGTGATTCCTCCGAAAAACTGCTTTCGGTCACGCTGCCCGATCTGCTCAGCTCCGTCGGCATGGCGTCTGGCGGCGTTGTGATCAACGACGCAGGCACCTGGCGCTGCCAACACTGGACCGGACCGCAAGTGACATTGCCGACCGATTTGCTGGAGGAAACGCTCGACCGCTCCCAGCCCACGATCACCGATTCCTGGTGCGCCAGCCTCATCCGCCAAACCAGTACGGCGTCGGATTCACCGCTGTGGGTCACCCCCCCCAAGGTCCTGCTGTTGCAATCCACCAAGCGATTGAGTCTGTCCAGCGGCAGCCTGAATCACATGGTCGACTTGCTGGCCAACAGCATTCGATTGATTGCCGATTCCGAGCTGAAATCCAAACGTATCGGCCAGTTGGCCGTTGTCCTGAAATCATCGGCTGCATGGTTGCAGATCGACGATGACGAGCAACTGCTGCGTCACATTGCAGACACGGCGACTCAACTGCTGCAGTGCGAACGTGCCAGTATCTTTCTCTGGGACAAACGTCGCAAGAAACTGATCGGTCGCCCCGCGTTGGGTATCGAAGACAAAGCGTTGGAGGTCTCCGACGACGCCGGCGTGGTCGGCGAAGTCCTGCAGAGCGGCGAAGCCAAGATTTGGAACAGTGTAAGTGACGATGAATCTCGCGTGAACCGCAGCGTCGATCGCCAACATGCGTTTCAGACGCATTCACTCGTCGCTGTCCCGATGCGTGGTCAGCGAAACGAGATCATTGGCGTGTTCGAAGCGATCAATCATCGCGGCCGCATCTTCGATGCAGAACATGCGTTGGTTTTATCCGATCTGGCACAGCATGCCGCGGTCGCGATCCAAGCCGCCGGGGCACGACGTCAGTTGTCTGAATCATGCGATCGATTGGTCCGCGACGCAGCATCGGATGCGCAACTGATCGGAGCCCATCCCGATGTACGACAAGTGCGCATCAATGCGGACAAAGTCGCTCGAACCGATTTGAGCGTGTTGATTCTTGGCAAGAATGGCACCGGCAAAGAAGTCCTCGCTCGGCACCTGCACTATCAAAGTGATCGTCGCAGCGGCCCCTTCATCGCGGTCAACTGCGCGGCGTTGGTCGAATCGTTGCTGGAAAGCGAATTGTTCGGACACGAACGCGGTGCCTTTACCGATGCCAACCAAACCCGTGTCGGTAAGTTCGAACTCGCCAATGGTGGAACTCTGTTCTTAGACGAAATCGGGGACATGAGCCCTGGCGGACAAGCAAAGTTGCTGCGTGTCCTGGAAGAAAAAGTGGTCGTCCGTGTCGGCGGATCACAAACCATCCCCGTCGATGTCCGCGTGATCGCGGCAACGAATCAGCCGCTGGAACAAATGATCGTGGAAAAACGTTTCCGCGAAGACCTGTATTTTCGATTGAACGTCGTCTCGTTGACGCTGCCAGCCTTGTGTGACCGCGGTGACG from Stieleria varia carries:
- a CDS encoding prenyltransferase/squalene oxidase repeat-containing protein, which produces MSYLQDLTLRLAMGAAQLEPALRQTHAKWLQSKQREDGGFAGREGASDPYYTAFALRSLWVLGALTPEIGQRAADFLKSCLTSRQSIIDLISLVFGAAICEMAVGAVVISDDDTTWADNVDRLLSTLRTDDGGFAKSPEGRAGSTYQTFLSVLCYELMDRTPEAPEDIVRFIRSQAHRDGGYLEIRAAKRAGVNPTAAAIGTIKTMGILDPSRYATTIEFLAEMQSDEGGLSANTRIPFADLLSSCTGLITLVDLNAADQVDVRAIRRYAESMQSPGGGFTGFALDHTADVEYTFYGVATLSLCATLDT
- a CDS encoding thioredoxin family protein encodes the protein MVRTASTMMPLGTSAPDFSLTDTDGSTVSLADFAGKKALLVMFICNHCPYVKHVADQLKTLADDYLPKDVAVVGISSNDADKYPDDSPAAMAEEKAQRGYAFPYLYDGDQSVAKDYAAACTPDFYLFDGEQKLVYRGQLDSSRPGSDIPVTGQDLRAAIDAVLAGTAVPSEQRASLGCNIKWKEGSEPQYFNPNGVG
- a CDS encoding enoyl-ACP reductase FabI; amino-acid sequence: MQFKGKKGLILGVANDHSIAWAIAKEIMDAGGECGFTHLPDRPDDERQRNRRRVSQLTDQYENAKFLLPMDAQKDDDIRSVFSQTEEKFGKIDFLLHSIAFADREDLARDTIHTSRDGFKLAMDVSVYTLLACAAAAKPILNPGGAIATMTYFGGEKCVPGYNVMGICKAALEAAMRYLAYDLGPQGVRVNALSAGPIRTLAGRAAGVEEMLKLYEYMAPIGRNVSHEEVGRTGAFLLSEASSGVTGEILHVDGGYHAMGSPGRLLDRVKD
- a CDS encoding sigma-54-dependent Fis family transcriptional regulator — translated: MMTHPETKTDTTAWLQAVSQMVAQLVDCDSSEKLLSVTLPDLLSSVGMASGGVVINDAGTWRCQHWTGPQVTLPTDLLEETLDRSQPTITDSWCASLIRQTSTASDSPLWVTPPKVLLLQSTKRLSLSSGSLNHMVDLLANSIRLIADSELKSKRIGQLAVVLKSSAAWLQIDDDEQLLRHIADTATQLLQCERASIFLWDKRRKKLIGRPALGIEDKALEVSDDAGVVGEVLQSGEAKIWNSVSDDESRVNRSVDRQHAFQTHSLVAVPMRGQRNEIIGVFEAINHRGRIFDAEHALVLSDLAQHAAVAIQAAGARRQLSESCDRLVRDAASDAQLIGAHPDVRQVRINADKVARTDLSVLILGKNGTGKEVLARHLHYQSDRRSGPFIAVNCAALVESLLESELFGHERGAFTDANQTRVGKFELANGGTLFLDEIGDMSPGGQAKLLRVLEEKVVVRVGGSQTIPVDVRVIAATNQPLEQMIVEKRFREDLYFRLNVVSLTLPALCDRGDDVLLLAEHFLQHFCYQIGRQAPTLTDSAKSALLSYPWPGNIRELRNTMERVCYLVTQSQITADDLSLATSPGSRLAVPSGAPLVSRRFDTPHELSESTRIFQIEHIKRAIESCGGNMTEAASLLGLHRSNLYRKMRQLGMNTSESDSESDSNSESETESDDIS